The following coding sequences lie in one Zonotrichia leucophrys gambelii isolate GWCS_2022_RI chromosome 4A, RI_Zleu_2.0, whole genome shotgun sequence genomic window:
- the XPNPEP2 gene encoding xaa-Pro aminopeptidase 2 — translation MSPPLWIAAWALLLHGCAAGRAPRAPSTRSDIRDCTAEPPYLPPTATNTTARLAVLRGILRTHGVHAYIVPSTDAHMSEYISERDARLGWLTGFTGSAGTAVVTRDKAALWTDSRYWTQAERELDCNWELQRTTSIESIATWILKEVPAEGNVSLDPFLFSIDTWNSYSRALHGSGRTLLPLETNLVDQAWGDQRPPPSSSEIYSLPAEFTGSRWQDKVAGIRQRMEQHARRPTAVLLSGLEETAWLFNLRGDDIPYNPVFYSYTLLTNTTISLFAEQSRLSQEARQSLRSGCPGPLCVELHDYGQVSAHLRRYAQGNVTVWLGTEYTTYGLYAIVPQEKLLEESYSPVMTAKAVKNAHEQEMLRAAHVRDAVAVIQYLLWLERTVPQGQVDEFSGAQRIDAFRWAQEHSRGPSFESISASGLNAALAHYSPSNGSSRTLSAREMYLFDTGGQYLDGTTDITRTVHWGKPTPLQKEAYTRVLMGNIDLFRLVFPSNTAGRTVESFARRALWDIGLNYGHGTGHGIGNFLSVHEWPVGFQSNNVPLEAGMFTSIEPGYYQDGDFGIRIEDIALVVEAQTEHQSGEKPFLTFEVVSLVPYDRNLIDLSLLSPEQIRYLNSYYEKIRAHVGPELRRQQLEDEYVWLQESTEPFAVSSAGSAAAGSLALAALLSVLLSGLGA, via the exons ATGTCCCCCCCGCTCTGGATCGCAGCCTGGGCGCTCCTGCTCCACG GCTGTGCCGCAGGGCGGGCGCCACGGGCTCCTTCCACCAGAAGCGACATCCGCGACTGCACCGCGGAGCCGCCG TACCTGCCACCGACGGCCACCAACACCACGGCGCGCCTGGCCGTGCTGCGGGGCATCCTGCGGACCCACGGCGTCCACGCCTACATCGTGCCCTCCACGGATGCCCACATG AGCGAGTACATCTCCGAGCGGGACGCCCGCCTGGGCTGGCTCACCGGTTTCACCGGCTCCGCAG GCACCGCTGTGGTGACGCGAGACAAGGCTGCCCTGTGGACCGACAGCCGCTACTGGACCCAGGCAGAGCGGGAGCTGGACTGcaactgggagctgcagaggacaA cctccatcGAGTCCATCGCGACGTGGATCCTGAAGGAGGTTCCCGCGGAGGGGAACGTCAGTTTGGAccccttcctcttctccatcG ACACCTGGAACAGCTACAGCCGGGCTCTGCACGGCTCCGGCCGGACCCTGCTCCCCCTCGAGACCAACCTTGTTGATCAGGCGTGGGGTGACCAGAGaccccctccctcctccagcgAGATCTACAGCCTCCCAGCAGAGTTCACAG GGAGCAGATGGCAGGACAAGGTGGCCGGGATCCGGCAGCGCATGGAGCAGCACGCGCGGCGCCCCACGGCCGTGCTGCTGTCGGGGCTGGAGGAGACGGCCT GGCTCTTCAACCTCCGCGGAGACGACATCCCCTACAACCCTGTCTTCTACTCCTACACCCTCCTGACCAACACGACCATAAG CCTGTTCGCGGAGCAGTCCCGGCTCTCGCAGGAGGCGCGGCAGTCCCTGCGCTCGGGCTGCCCGGGGCCGCTGTGCGTGGAGCTGCACGACTACGGGCAGGTGAGCGCCCACCTGCGCCGCTACGCCCAGGGCAACGTCACCGTGTGGCTGGGCACCGAGTACACCACCTACGGCCTCTACGCCATCGTCCCCCAG gagaagctgctggaggagagctACTCGCCCGTGATGACGGCCAAAGCTGTGAAAAACGCCCACGAGCAGGAGATGCTGCGAGCCGCCCAC GTCCGGGACGCCGTGGCCGTCATCCAGTacctgctgtggctggagaggacAGTCCCGCAGGGGCAGGTGGATGAGTTCTCGGGGGCTCAGCGCATCGATGCTTTTCGCTG gGCCCAGGAGCACAGCCGTGGGCCCAGCTTCGAGTCCATCTCAGCCAGCGGGCTCAACGCAGCGCTGGCCCACTacag CCCCTCGAACGGGAGCAGCCGGACACTGTCTGCGAGAGAGATGTATCTCTTTGACACCGGAGGGCAGTATCT GGATGGGACAACAGACATCACTCGCACAGTGCACTGGGGCAAGCCCACCCCTCTCCAGAAG GAAGCCTACACCCGTGTGCTCATGGGCAACATTGACCTCTTCCGCCTCGTCTTCCCATCCAACACAGCAG GGAGAACGGTGGAGTCCTTCGCCCGCCGGGCACTCTGGGATATCGGACTCAACTATGGCCATGGCACCGGCCATGGCATTGGCAACTTCCTCTCAGTCCACGAGT ggcccgTGGGTTTCCAGTCCAACAACGTGCCACTGGAGGCTGGCATGTTCACCTCCATCG AGCCCGGATATTACCAGGATGGCGACTTCGGGATCCGCATCGAGGACATTGCCCTCGTGGTGGAGGCACAGACTGAG CACCAGAGCGGGGAGAAGCCTTTCCTGACCTTCGAGGTGGTGTCTCTGGTGCCCTATGACCGCAACCTCATCGACCTCAgcctcctgtccccagagcag ATCCGGTACCTGAACTCCTACTACGAGAAGATCCGGGCACACGTGGGGCCGGAGCTGCGgcggcagcagctggaggacgAGTACgtgtggctgcaggagagcacCGAGCCCTTCGCGGTGagcagcgccggcagcgccgccgcgGGCTCGCTGGCCCTCGCCGCGCTGCTCTCGGTGCTGCTCAGCGGGCTGGGGGCCTGA
- the SASH3 gene encoding SAM and SH3 domain-containing protein 3 isoform X1: MLRRKPSNAGDKEPGHRKLSLQRSSSFKDFNKCKVSSPVSNEEFNLEENIPEDDASGASAEEGARSSGTKLGRKWRAVISRTMNRKMGRMAVRALAEGKQGEAEAERPCPLSPASSVEEQSYDKVPLSYPELEEEEDGRPALGRQMSSGSDIPSPGDPRDSQQLEETVPAYTGPFCGRARVHTDFTPSPYDKDSLKLRKGDIISIIEKPPVGTWTGLLHNRVGSFKFIYVDVIPEETVPARRSRSSGRNKRLKPKTLHELLERINLQEHTPTLLLNGYQTLEDFKELRETHLNELHITDPQHRAKLLTAAELLLDYDTASEPEDGDSTEALPSPSEPKEDIPRDSGCFEGSETLDGSREEAELGGPEEQLGGPEEQLGGLSMAESP; this comes from the exons ATGCTGCGCCGCAAGCCTTCCAACGCCGGCGACAAGGAGCCGGGACACAGGAAG ctttcCCTACAGCGTTCCAGCAGCTTCAAGGATTTCAACAAGTGCAAGGTCAGCTCCCCCGTGTCAAATGAGGAGTTCAACCTGGAGGAGAAT atCCCCGAGGACGATGCCAGCGGTGCCAGTGCCGAGGAGGGCGCGCGGAGCAGCGGCACCAAGCTGGGCAGGAAGTGGCGGGCGGTCATCTCCCGCACCATGAACCGCAAGATGGGCAGGATGGCTGTGAGAGCGCTGGCCGAGGGCAAG cagggagaggcgGAGGCAGAGAGGCCATgcccgctgtccccagccagcagcGTGGAAGAGCAGAGCTATGACAAGGTGCCCTTGTCGTACccggagctggaggaggaggaggatggacgCCCAGCCCTCGGACGCCAGATGTCCAGCG gcagcgacattcccagccctggcgatcccagggacagccagcagctggaggagaccGTCCCAGCCTACACCGGCCCCTTCTGCGGCCGGGCCCGCGTCCACACCGACTTCACCCCCAGCCCCTATGACAAGGACTCCCTGAAGCTGCGG AAAGGGGACATCATCAGCATCATCGAGAAGCCACCTGTGGGCACTTGGACCGGGCTGCTCCACAACAGGGTGGGCTCCTTCAAGTTCATCTACGTGGATGTGATCCCTGAGGAGACGGTCCCTGCCCGCAGGAGCCGCAGCTCCGGCCGGAACAAGCGCCTCAAGCCCAAGACCCTCCATGAGCTGCTGGAGCGCATCAACCTGCAG GAACACACCCCCACCCTCCTGCTGAATGGGTACCAGACCCTGGAGGACTTCAAGGAGCTGCGGGAGACGCACCTGAACGAACTGCACATCACGGACCCCCAGCACCGCGCCAAGCTGCTGACGGCTGCCGAGCTCCTCCTGGACTACGACA CAGCCAGTGAGCCAGAGGATGGTGACAGCACTGAGGCCCTGCCATCACCCTCAGAGCCCAAAGAGGACATTCCCCGGGACTCCGGCTGCTTCGAGGGATCAGAGACCCTGGATGGCAGCCGGGAGGAGGCCGAGCTGGGGggtcctgaggagcagctggggggtcctgaggagcagctggggggtCTCTCCATGGCAGAATCCCCCTGA
- the SASH3 gene encoding SAM and SH3 domain-containing protein 3 isoform X2, with protein sequence MLRRKPSNAGDKEPGHRKLSLQRSSSFKDFNKCKVSSPVSNEEFNLEENIPEDDASGASAEEGARSSGTKLGRKWRAVISRTMNRKMGRMAVRALAEGKGEAEAERPCPLSPASSVEEQSYDKVPLSYPELEEEEDGRPALGRQMSSGSDIPSPGDPRDSQQLEETVPAYTGPFCGRARVHTDFTPSPYDKDSLKLRKGDIISIIEKPPVGTWTGLLHNRVGSFKFIYVDVIPEETVPARRSRSSGRNKRLKPKTLHELLERINLQEHTPTLLLNGYQTLEDFKELRETHLNELHITDPQHRAKLLTAAELLLDYDTASEPEDGDSTEALPSPSEPKEDIPRDSGCFEGSETLDGSREEAELGGPEEQLGGPEEQLGGLSMAESP encoded by the exons ATGCTGCGCCGCAAGCCTTCCAACGCCGGCGACAAGGAGCCGGGACACAGGAAG ctttcCCTACAGCGTTCCAGCAGCTTCAAGGATTTCAACAAGTGCAAGGTCAGCTCCCCCGTGTCAAATGAGGAGTTCAACCTGGAGGAGAAT atCCCCGAGGACGATGCCAGCGGTGCCAGTGCCGAGGAGGGCGCGCGGAGCAGCGGCACCAAGCTGGGCAGGAAGTGGCGGGCGGTCATCTCCCGCACCATGAACCGCAAGATGGGCAGGATGGCTGTGAGAGCGCTGGCCGAGGGCAAG ggagaggcgGAGGCAGAGAGGCCATgcccgctgtccccagccagcagcGTGGAAGAGCAGAGCTATGACAAGGTGCCCTTGTCGTACccggagctggaggaggaggaggatggacgCCCAGCCCTCGGACGCCAGATGTCCAGCG gcagcgacattcccagccctggcgatcccagggacagccagcagctggaggagaccGTCCCAGCCTACACCGGCCCCTTCTGCGGCCGGGCCCGCGTCCACACCGACTTCACCCCCAGCCCCTATGACAAGGACTCCCTGAAGCTGCGG AAAGGGGACATCATCAGCATCATCGAGAAGCCACCTGTGGGCACTTGGACCGGGCTGCTCCACAACAGGGTGGGCTCCTTCAAGTTCATCTACGTGGATGTGATCCCTGAGGAGACGGTCCCTGCCCGCAGGAGCCGCAGCTCCGGCCGGAACAAGCGCCTCAAGCCCAAGACCCTCCATGAGCTGCTGGAGCGCATCAACCTGCAG GAACACACCCCCACCCTCCTGCTGAATGGGTACCAGACCCTGGAGGACTTCAAGGAGCTGCGGGAGACGCACCTGAACGAACTGCACATCACGGACCCCCAGCACCGCGCCAAGCTGCTGACGGCTGCCGAGCTCCTCCTGGACTACGACA CAGCCAGTGAGCCAGAGGATGGTGACAGCACTGAGGCCCTGCCATCACCCTCAGAGCCCAAAGAGGACATTCCCCGGGACTCCGGCTGCTTCGAGGGATCAGAGACCCTGGATGGCAGCCGGGAGGAGGCCGAGCTGGGGggtcctgaggagcagctggggggtcctgaggagcagctggggggtCTCTCCATGGCAGAATCCCCCTGA